Proteins encoded together in one Mus pahari chromosome 9, PAHARI_EIJ_v1.1, whole genome shotgun sequence window:
- the Plk5 gene encoding inactive serine/threonine-protein kinase PLK5 yields MRRGTYQLLRAQGNASKFPRDDSGTGGSGGAPKCGTANSVDPSHPGLLGAPRLGSPRAQAKGALVRRERAHALGLELRQGADLLLLTAQLSGPALVLVSWVPVTLGSAAAGSPIAFVASPGSRAEGRHTAMISAVRAMLFLGAELASSRKPTWLTSGSDRFPHRAQCLLRDPTGVRAPPRSTPPPLSNKTRSGCSRAQIGSAAGSTGLRSPRARCALRPNLRRWSPGPGGGGAASLWEFPRPYTHTHTHFLRDPGSGRVYRRGKLIGKGAFSRCYKLTDMSTSAVFALKVVPRGGAGRLRLRGKVEREIALHSRLRHRNIVAFHAHFADRDHVYMVLEYCSRQICNPSNKYQVPLQSLAHVLKVRRTLTEPEVRYYLRGLVSGLRYLHQQRIVHRDLKPSNFFLNKNMEVKIGDLGLAARVGPAGRCHRVLCGTPNFQAPEVVSRNGHSCKSDIWALGCIMYTVLTGTPPFAAAPLSEMYQNIRDGHYLEPTQLSPSARRLIARLLAPDPAERPSLDHLLQDDFFSQGFTPERLPPHSCHSPPVFAFPAPLGRLFRKVGQLLLTQCRPPCPFTSKEASGPGEEGTEPDHMEAGNEEGDPLCTKGRIHILTLGTPWTGLAGPKGSLALQLEVATRKLFLCLDAGPVAGQDPPGEQRPVLWAPKWVDYSLKYGFGYQLSDGGSGVLFRDGSHMALRPQGGHVSYQPDQGTQWTFTLRDVPSPLRAKLAVLRLFACYMQRRLREEGTVPVSATPASPDVSLLSFIADSQAMVMLFSNGTVQVSLKASQTQLVLSGEDQDLLLTLQETGGPAVGVSYTLDVLQSHGFTLAVHHHLRHGLHLLQSI; encoded by the exons ATGCGAAGAGGGACTTACCAGCTGCTCAGAGCCCAAGGCAATGCGTCCAAGTTTCCCCGGGACGACTCGGGGACTGGCGGAAGCGGCGGGGCCCCAAAGTGCGGGACTGCGAACTCGGTCGATCCCTCCCACCCGGGCCTCCTAGGCGCGCCCAGGCtggggtcacctagggcgcaggcCAAGGGCGCCCTCGTGCGGCGGGAGAGGGCGCACGCTTTGGGCCTGGAGCTGCGGCAGGGGGCTGACCTACTGCTCCTGACAGCGCAGCTCAGTGGCCCAGCGTTGGTCCTGGTATCCTGGGTGCCAGTGACCTTGGGAAGTGCAGCTGCGGGGAG CCCCATCGCCTTCGTGGCGTCCCCCGGCAGCAGGGCAGAAGGCCGCCACACTGCGATGATCAGTGCTGTGCGGGCCATGCTGTTCCTGGGCGCTGAACTCGCCTCCTCTAGGAAGCCCACCTGGCTGACCTCTGGCTCAGACCGCTTTCCTCACAGGGCACAGTGCCTGCT GCGGGACCCCACCGGCGTCCGGGCCCCGCCCCGCTCCACCCCGCCCCCACTCTCCAATAAGACCCGCTCTGGCTGCTCCCGGGCTCAGATCGGCAGCGCTGCAGGCAGCACTGGCTTGCGCAGTCCCCGCGCGCGCTGCGCACTCAGGCCCAACCTGCGCAGATGGAGCCCCGGTCCCGGCGGCGGCGGAGCCGCCAGCTT GTGGGAGTTCCCGCgcccgtacacacacacacacacacacttcctgcgCGACCCAGGCTCGGGGCGCGTGTACCGGCGCGGGAAGCTGATCGGCAAG GGCGCCTTCAGCCGCTGCTACAAGCTCACAGACATGTCCACCAGCGCCGTGTTCGCTCTTAAGGTGGTGCCGAGGGGCGGAGCGGGGCGGCTGCGCCTGCGCGGGAag GTGGAGCGTGAGATCGCCCTGCACAGCCGCCTGCGCCACCGCAACATCGTGGCCTTCCACGCACACTTTGCTGACCGCGATCACGTGTACATGGTGCTGGAGTATTGTAGCCGCCAG atcTGCAACCCATCTAACAAGTACCAGGTCCCTCTACAGTCCTTGGCTCATGTGCTGAAAGTGCGGCGgactctgacagagcctgaagTGCGATATTACCTTCGGGGCCTGGTCAGCGGCCTGCGCTACCTGCACCAACAACGCATCGTGCACAGGGACCTGAAACCCA GTAATTTCTTCCTTAACAAGAACATGGAGGTTAAGATAGGTGACCTGGGGCTGGCTGCCCGTGTGGGGCCTGCTGGCCGCTGCCACAG GGTGCTCTGCGGGACTCCAAACTTCCAGGCACCCGAAGTGGTGTCCCGAAATGGACACTCGTGCAAATCTGACATCTGGGCTCTGGGGTGCATTAT GTACACGGTGCTGACAGGCACGCCACCCTTCGCTGCGGCACCCTTGTCAGAGATGTACCAAAACATCCGTGATGGCCATTACCTTGAGCCTACTCAGCTGTCGCCCAGCGCCCGCAGACTCATTGCGCGGCTCCTGGCGCCAGACCCCGCCGAGCGGCCCAGCCTGGACCACTTACTGCAAGATGACTTCTTCAGTCAG GGCTTCACCCCGGAGCGGCTGCCTCCGCATTCCTGTCACAGCCCGCCTGTGTTTGCCTTTCCTGCACCGCTGGGCAGGTTGTTCCGGAAGGTGGGCCAGCTCCTGCTGACCCAGTGCCGGCCACCTT GTCCCTTTACCTCAAAAGAGGCCTCGGGCCCTGGAGAAGAGGGCACAGAACCAGACCACATGGAGGCTGGCAACGAG GAAGGGGATCCTCTCTGCACCAAGGGCAGAATCCACATCCTCACCCTTGGGACCCCGTGGACTGGCCTGGCAG GCCCAAAGGGGAGCTTGGCCCTGCAACTGGAGGTGGCAACCAGAAAGCTGTTCCTCTGCTTGGACGCAGGACCTGTGG CTGGACAGGACCCCCCAGGGGAGCAGCGGCCTGTTCTCTGGGCTCCCAAGTGGGTGGATTACTCCCTCAAGTATGGCTTCGGCTACCAGCTGTCGGATGGGGGCAGTGGGGTGCTGTTTCGGGATGGCTCCCACATGGCCTTGCGCCCCCAAGGCGG CCATGTCTCCTACCAACCTGACCAAGGGACTCAGTGGACCTTCACCCTGAGGGACGTCCCCAGCCCACTCCGTGCCAAGCTGGCTGTCCTGCGGCTCTTTGCTTGCTACATGCAGCGGCGTCTGCGGGAG GAGGGGACTGTGCCCGTGTCTGCCACACCTGCCTCTCCTGATGTCTCTCTGCTGAGCTTCATTGCCGACTCCCAGGCCATGGTCATGCTGTTTAGCAATGGGACAGTGCAG
- the Adamtsl5 gene encoding ADAMTS-like protein 5: MAVHPDPAVHRLLGTLCFLRPRFFPLLPVLLWLLLSCDLRGAAQGPGEWTPWGSWSRCSSSCGRGVSVRRRHCVRLPGEELCWGDSLEYRVCQLPDCPPGATPFRDLQCSLYNGHPVLDTQKTYQWVPFYGAPNVCDLNCLAEGHAFYHSFGRVLDGTPCTPGTQGLCVAGRCLSAGCDGILGSGTLEDRCGLCGGANDSCLFVQRVFRDAGAFAGYWNVTLIPEGARHIRVAQRSHNHLALVTRGGHYVLNGDGVLSPPGTYEAAGTRVVYTRSAGPEETLQATGPTSQELLLQVLLREPNPGVHFEFWLPRERYGPFQAQVQALGWPLRQPQPREVELQPAETPVVPEAIPARVASLPPDPCGPCPDSRGRAHRLLHYCGSDFVFQARVLGRHRQAQETRYEVRVLLIYKSRTPLRTREYVWAPGHCPCPPLAPHREYLLAARRLVSPDGTQDRLLLPHAGYARLWSPAEDSRVRLAARRCPV; encoded by the exons ATGGCAGTTCACCCTGACCCTGCTGTTCACCGCCTCTTGGGAACCCTGTGCTTCCTCAGACCCCGCTTCTTCCCGCTTCTTCCGGTCTTGCTGTGGCTTCTCCTGAGCTGTGATTTGAGGGGTGCCGCCCAG GGTCCGGGAGAGTGGACGCCCTGGGGGTCTTGGAGCAGGTGTTCCAGCTCCTGTGGTCGGGGCGTCTCAGTGCGCAGACGCCACTGCGTCCG ACTTCCCGGGGAGGAACTTTGCTGGGGCGACAGCCTTGAATACCGGGTGTGCCAGCTGCCG GACTGCCCTCCAGGGGCCACACCATTCCGAGACCTGCAGTGTTCTCTTTACAATGGCCACCCCGTCCTGGATACCCAGAAAACCTACCAGTGGGTGCCCTTCTACGGGG CGCCCAATGTGTGTGACCTCAACTGCCTAGCTGAAGGCCACGCCTTCTACCACAGCTTTGGCCGCGTGCTGGATGGCACCCCCTGCACCCCGGGGACCCAGGGTCTCTGCGTGGCAGGCCGCTGTCTG AGCGCAGGCTGTGACGGGATACTGGGCTCCGGCACCCTCGAGGACCGCTGCGGCCTCTGTGGTGGCGCTAACGACTCTTGCCTGTTTGTGCAGCGCGTGTTCCGCGACGCCG GTGCCTTCGCCGGCTACTGGAACGTGACTTTGATCCCCGAGGGCGCCAGGCACATCCGCGTAGCACAGCGCAGCCACAACCACCTGG CGCTGGTGACCCGCGGCGGGCACTACGTGCTCAACGGTGATGGGGTGCTCAGCCCGCCTGGCACCTACGAGGCCGCGGGCACCCGCGTGGTTTACACCCGCAGTGCCGGCCCGGAGGAGACTCTGCAGGCGACCGGCCCCACCTCCCAGGAGCTGTTGTTACAG GTGCTGCTGCGGGAGCCCAACCCAGGCGTGCACTTCGAGTTCTGGCTGCCCCGGGAGCGCTATGGCCCCTTCCAGGCTCAGGTGCAGGCCCTGGGCTGGCCCCTGCGACAGCCTCAGCCTCGGGAGGTGGAGCTACAGCCTGCAGAGACTCCTGTAGTCCCCGAGGCCATCCCTGCCCGTGTTGCATCCCTGCCACCAG ACCCCTGCGGGCCATGCCCCGACAGCCGTGGTCGCGCACACCGGCTTCTTCACTACTGTGGCAGCGACTTTG TGTTCCAGGCCCGAGTGCTGGGCCGCCACCGCCAGGCCCAGGAGACCCGCTACGAGGTGCGGGTCTTGCTCATCTACAAAAGTCGCACGCCTCTGCGTACTCGAGAGTATGTGTGGGCACCAGGCCACTGTCCGTGCCCACCACTGGCCCCACACCGGGAATACCTGTTGGCTGCCAGGCGACTCGTCAGCCCCGATGGCACGCAGGATCGGCTCCTGCTGCCTCACGCTGGTTATGCTAGACTCTGGAGTCCTGCGGAGGACAGCAGGGTTCGGCTGGCTGCCCGGCGCTGTCCAGTCTAA